In the genome of Caldisericaceae bacterium, one region contains:
- a CDS encoding tungsten cofactor oxidoreductase radical SAM maturase produces MSEDKLIFKNYEVVLKDNRNLQKVYIEITSKCNLNCIMCFRRFWKDKVLEMSFDNYLKVINDLKEFPKLETVYLGGIGEPLVHSKILDIIKVTKEKGFKVEFGTNGTLLNKYASHLIKLGVDKIIVSIDAPDSKIYEDIRGTDFNKVEDNVMYLQELKKEMKASNPNVEIEVVAMKSNIDLLPNILPLATKLGVTTVIISNIMPFNRKLSNEILYDGSFDYDTFIDKMNKDVGKYRVKIIFPKFTLLTERKCQFIEQNAIVIRSDGEVAPCYRLLHSYTEYVYGREKQVNAYSFGNAFKDSLYNIWNSLYYKRFKYKVENFLFPSCTDCPLKDSCDFTLTSDADCFGNTPSCADCLWGRGIIQCP; encoded by the coding sequence ATGAGCGAAGATAAACTTATATTCAAAAACTACGAAGTAGTCCTTAAAGACAACAGAAACTTACAAAAGGTTTATATAGAAATAACAAGCAAGTGTAATCTTAATTGCATTATGTGTTTTAGAAGATTTTGGAAAGATAAGGTCTTGGAAATGAGTTTTGATAACTATCTAAAAGTAATCAATGACCTAAAGGAATTTCCGAAACTTGAGACAGTGTATTTGGGTGGTATCGGAGAGCCATTAGTTCACTCAAAAATTTTAGATATCATTAAAGTAACTAAAGAAAAAGGTTTTAAAGTAGAATTTGGCACAAATGGCACACTGCTAAATAAATACGCAAGTCACTTGATAAAATTAGGTGTTGACAAAATTATCGTTTCTATAGATGCTCCAGATTCAAAAATATACGAAGATATAAGGGGCACTGATTTTAATAAAGTAGAAGATAACGTCATGTATCTACAAGAGTTAAAGAAGGAAATGAAAGCTTCTAATCCAAACGTTGAAATTGAAGTAGTAGCGATGAAAAGTAATATTGACCTCCTACCAAATATTTTACCTCTTGCAACAAAACTTGGAGTAACAACAGTTATTATATCAAATATCATGCCTTTTAATAGAAAACTATCAAATGAAATTTTATACGATGGGTCATTTGATTACGATACTTTTATAGACAAAATGAATAAAGACGTTGGAAAATATAGAGTTAAAATAATCTTCCCAAAGTTTACCCTTCTAACTGAAAGAAAATGCCAATTTATAGAACAAAATGCAATAGTCATAAGGTCTGATGGTGAAGTTGCTCCATGTTATCGATTACTGCACAGTTATACAGAATATGTTTATGGAAGGGAAAAACAAGTCAATGCATATTCTTTCGGGAACGCCTTCAAAGACAGTTTATACAACATTTGGAACTCATTATATTATAAAAGATTCAAGTATAAAGTTGAGAATTTCTTATTTCCTTCCTGCACAGATTGTCCTTTAAAAGACTCTTGTGATTTTACTCTTACTTCAGATGCGGATTGTTTTGGCAATACTCCATCTTGTGCAGACTGTCTTTGGGGAAGAGGAATTATACAATGCCCGTAA
- a CDS encoding MoaD/ThiS family protein translates to MANVIVKLFATLSEKVKKQSIEASGNTVIEVLRNIVKDYPELKNEILNENMELKEDYIYLLNGRNVHFLNGKDTTLKDRDKISIFPPVGGG, encoded by the coding sequence ATGGCAAATGTCATAGTTAAGTTATTTGCAACGCTAAGCGAAAAAGTAAAGAAACAATCAATCGAAGCTTCAGGAAATACTGTCATAGAAGTTTTAAGGAATATCGTAAAAGATTACCCTGAGCTTAAAAACGAGATACTTAACGAAAATATGGAGCTAAAAGAAGATTACATTTACCTTTTGAACGGAAGAAACGTCCATTTCCTTAATGGTAAAGACACTACCTTAAAAGACAGAGACAAAATATCAATCTTTCCACCAGTTGGCGGGGGTTAA